Proteins found in one Thermostichus vulcanus str. 'Rupite' genomic segment:
- a CDS encoding D-alanyl-D-alanine carboxypeptidase has translation MNRHGWSQPNRWLVSVWVGLCAAGILWGLALGLPASHALESGSLQPQVERYLAQLAQRGAAKTAQGVWLQAGDQVLAQHQGATPLPAASLTKVATTLASLHQLGPEHRFVTLFGTSGSVANGVLQGDLWVLGGEDPLFVWEEAIAVGNELNAHRIRQVTGDLVIAGRFYMNFFPAAERSAALLRQGLDRRRWSAEAEAQFQTLPPGTPRPEVEILGTVRVAEGIPAGWQALIRHESPPLLHLLKLMNLYSNNLMADMLADAVGGAEQVAQISRSLTGIPAEELQLINGSGLGVENRISPRANVALLRAIQSLLAEKQLSLADVFAVVGQDVGVLERRLLPAVLIAKSGTLNVVSTLAGVLPTEQEDIWFALMNGGTDLVGFRTQQGQFLSQLQVQQGSPHTLPARWLPKPVATQSRTEWIGGTLKN, from the coding sequence GTGAATCGGCATGGATGGAGCCAGCCAAACAGGTGGCTGGTCTCGGTGTGGGTGGGGCTATGTGCAGCTGGGATCCTGTGGGGTCTGGCCTTGGGCTTGCCCGCCTCCCATGCACTTGAGTCGGGATCCCTGCAACCTCAGGTGGAGCGCTACTTGGCTCAGTTGGCTCAACGAGGGGCTGCCAAAACAGCGCAAGGGGTTTGGCTACAAGCGGGGGATCAGGTACTGGCCCAGCATCAAGGAGCAACTCCTTTACCAGCGGCTTCCTTAACCAAGGTGGCGACGACACTGGCCAGTTTGCATCAACTGGGGCCAGAGCATCGCTTTGTGACTCTTTTTGGCACCTCTGGTTCTGTGGCCAATGGCGTGTTGCAGGGGGATTTGTGGGTGCTGGGGGGCGAGGATCCCCTGTTTGTATGGGAAGAAGCGATTGCGGTTGGAAATGAGCTCAATGCCCACAGGATCCGTCAGGTCACGGGGGATCTGGTCATTGCGGGGCGTTTTTACATGAACTTTTTCCCGGCAGCGGAACGCTCTGCAGCTTTGTTGCGGCAGGGATTGGATCGGCGACGTTGGTCGGCGGAGGCAGAGGCTCAATTTCAAACCTTACCGCCCGGTACCCCCAGACCTGAGGTAGAGATTTTGGGCACGGTTCGGGTTGCAGAGGGGATCCCTGCCGGATGGCAAGCATTGATTAGGCATGAGTCACCGCCGCTGCTCCATTTGCTCAAGCTGATGAATCTCTACAGCAATAACCTGATGGCGGACATGCTGGCGGATGCAGTGGGGGGCGCAGAACAGGTCGCCCAAATCAGTCGGTCGCTAACGGGGATCCCGGCAGAAGAGTTGCAACTGATCAATGGCTCTGGGTTAGGGGTTGAGAACCGTATTTCTCCGCGTGCGAATGTAGCTTTGTTGCGGGCCATTCAATCTTTGTTGGCAGAGAAACAGTTATCTCTGGCGGATGTCTTTGCTGTTGTGGGGCAGGACGTAGGAGTATTGGAGCGGCGACTTTTGCCTGCGGTTTTAATCGCCAAATCCGGAACCTTGAATGTGGTGAGTACATTGGCGGGTGTATTGCCGACTGAACAGGAGGATATTTGGTTTGCCTTGATGAATGGGGGCACTGATTTGGTCGGTTTTCGCACCCAACAGGGTCAATTTTTAAGCCAGCTTCAGGTTCAACAGGGATCCCCGCATACTTTGCCTGCCCGCTGGCTCCCAAAGCCAGTAGCCACTCAGTCACGCACGGAATGGATAGGGGGCACCCTAAAAAACTAA
- a CDS encoding permease, which produces MDSPLWRDGFTLFLSIVVQAMPFLLLGVFLSGLLAVFVDGSQLARFLPKSKVSSALAGGALGFFFPVCECGNLPVARQLVIKGIPPHVAVAFLLAAPVFNPVVIFSTWIAFRAMPELVVYRILFSFGIAVAIGLLFSLQKDLQPLLHPAVWRELERNSSPTPPPTPTSRSPLLQGGTFWIGSRPKQGSTAPQPAPAGSLLTLQTAEEVYQSALASAPPIPWRQKGTVLLQTWAREIRELGSVLILGSAMAALIQTVIPRSFLLDYGQDALVSILIMMALAAIISICSTVDAFFALSFAATFTPGSLLAFMVFGPMVDLKAIGLMLTLFKPRAIFYLVILTLQFTLVGALAINYYGG; this is translated from the coding sequence TTGGACTCTCCCCTTTGGCGGGATGGATTTACCCTATTCCTGAGCATTGTGGTGCAGGCGATGCCGTTTTTGCTCTTGGGGGTCTTTCTTTCGGGGCTACTGGCGGTGTTTGTGGATGGATCCCAGTTGGCCCGTTTCTTACCCAAAAGCAAGGTGAGCAGCGCGCTGGCTGGTGGAGCTTTGGGGTTCTTTTTCCCGGTGTGTGAATGTGGCAACCTGCCGGTGGCCCGTCAACTGGTGATCAAAGGGATCCCGCCCCATGTGGCGGTGGCTTTCTTGTTGGCGGCACCCGTGTTCAACCCGGTGGTGATCTTTTCTACTTGGATTGCCTTTCGCGCCATGCCGGAGCTTGTGGTTTACCGGATTCTCTTCTCCTTTGGAATTGCGGTGGCGATTGGGTTGCTCTTTAGTCTGCAAAAGGATCTCCAGCCTTTGTTGCACCCAGCAGTTTGGCGAGAACTAGAGCGTAACTCTTCTCCTACCCCGCCTCCAACCCCTACAAGCCGCTCGCCTCTGCTCCAGGGGGGTACCTTCTGGATTGGCTCCCGACCTAAGCAGGGGAGCACTGCACCGCAACCGGCTCCTGCCGGATCCCTGTTGACTCTACAAACTGCAGAAGAAGTTTATCAATCGGCCCTGGCCTCTGCACCGCCGATCCCTTGGCGGCAAAAAGGGACTGTGCTGCTGCAAACTTGGGCCAGAGAGATTCGCGAGCTGGGATCCGTGCTGATCCTCGGTTCGGCGATGGCGGCCCTGATTCAAACGGTGATCCCCCGGTCGTTCCTACTGGATTATGGCCAGGATGCACTGGTGTCGATTTTGATCATGATGGCGCTAGCGGCGATCATCTCCATTTGCTCAACGGTGGATGCCTTCTTTGCCCTTTCCTTCGCGGCTACGTTTACGCCGGGATCCCTGTTGGCTTTTATGGTGTTTGGGCCGATGGTGGATTTGAAGGCGATTGGCCTGATGCTGACTCTGTTTAAACCCCGCGCTATTTTCTATTTGGTCATCCTGACGTTGCAGTTCACGTTGGTAGGGGCTTTGGCTATCAACTACTACGGCGGCTAA